Proteins encoded in a region of the Streptomyces sp. NBC_01471 genome:
- the atpB gene encoding F0F1 ATP synthase subunit A, with the protein MLKEPAVSADPTQVLAFETDCHIFDGCGFPAPGLHSFLFKPLWGDGDSNLYFNKTMLLALLGTVVIVAFFWAAFRNPKVVPGKLQMVAEAGYDFVRRGIVYETIGKRDGEKYVPLVVSLFFFVWVMNLWSVIPVAQFPVTAIISYPAALAAIVYVLWVSLTFKKHGFVGAFKNFSGYDKSLGAVLPLSMTIELFSNLLVRPFTHAVRLFANMFAGHTLLLLFTIASWYLLNGIGFAYAGVSFVMTIVMTAFELFIQAVQAYVFVLLTCSYIQGALAEQH; encoded by the coding sequence ATGTTGAAGGAGCCCGCGGTGAGTGCTGACCCGACGCAGGTGCTCGCCTTCGAGACCGACTGCCACATCTTTGACGGCTGTGGATTCCCGGCTCCCGGCCTGCACTCGTTCCTGTTCAAGCCCCTGTGGGGCGACGGGGACAGCAACTTGTACTTCAACAAGACGATGCTGCTGGCGTTGCTCGGCACGGTCGTCATCGTTGCCTTCTTCTGGGCGGCCTTCCGCAACCCCAAGGTCGTTCCCGGAAAGCTCCAGATGGTCGCCGAGGCCGGATACGACTTCGTACGCCGCGGAATCGTTTACGAGACGATCGGCAAGCGCGACGGTGAGAAGTACGTCCCGCTGGTTGTCAGCCTGTTCTTCTTCGTCTGGGTGATGAACCTCTGGTCGGTCATCCCGGTCGCCCAGTTCCCCGTGACGGCGATTATTTCTTACCCGGCCGCGCTCGCCGCGATCGTCTATGTGCTGTGGGTCAGCCTGACGTTCAAGAAGCACGGATTCGTCGGCGCCTTCAAGAACTTCTCCGGCTACGACAAGTCGCTCGGCGCGGTCCTCCCGCTCTCGATGACCATCGAGCTCTTCTCCAACCTGCTGGTCCGGCCGTTCACGCACGCGGTCCGACTGTTCGCCAACATGTTCGCGGGCCACACGCTGCTGCTGCTCTTCACGATCGCCAGCTGGTACCTGCTGAACGGCATCGGATTCGCCTATGCAGGCGTCTCGTTCGTGATGACGATCGTGATGACCGCTTTCGAACTCTTTATCCAAGCTGTCCAGGCCTATGTGTTCGTACTGCTGACCTGCAGCTACATCCAGGGCGCTCTGGCCGAGCAGCACTGA
- a CDS encoding MraY family glycosyltransferase has translation MREYLLTLCVTAAVTYLLTGPVRKFAIMAGAMPEIRARDVHREPTPRLGGIAMFGGLCAGLLVAAHLQNLGSVFTLSNEPRALLSGAGLIWIIGVLDDKFEIDALIKLGGQMIAAGVMVMQGLTILWLPIPGVGTVSLTQWQGTLLTVALVVITINAVNFVDGLDGLAAGMVCIAAAAFFMYTYRIWYGYGIEAAAPATLFAAVLMGMCLGFLPHNMHPARIFMGDSGSMMIGLVLAAGAISVTGQVDPDAMSLNLGGGREATHAMLPVFIPLLMPLTIIAVPFADLVLAIVRRTWNGQSPFAADRGHLHHRLLEIGHSHSRAVLIMYFWSALFAFGALAYSVRSSSTWILLAVVVLSAIGLALLLMPRFTPRAPKWAQSFVPPRYRRRRRPAPDAEPETAGAAEGDESGNSVETGDPAPLVGVHGGEPIPAGVNGATAIGPRSGLPDRREAGTWR, from the coding sequence GTGCGTGAATACCTGCTGACGCTCTGCGTCACGGCCGCGGTGACGTATCTCCTGACCGGGCCGGTGCGGAAGTTCGCCATCATGGCCGGGGCGATGCCGGAGATCCGGGCCCGCGACGTACACCGAGAACCGACGCCGCGGCTCGGCGGCATCGCCATGTTCGGCGGTCTCTGTGCGGGGCTGCTGGTGGCGGCTCACCTGCAGAACCTCGGCAGCGTCTTCACGCTGTCGAACGAGCCGCGCGCGCTGCTCTCCGGCGCCGGACTGATCTGGATCATCGGTGTCCTGGACGACAAGTTCGAGATCGACGCCCTGATCAAGCTCGGCGGACAGATGATCGCGGCGGGTGTGATGGTCATGCAGGGTCTGACGATCCTGTGGCTGCCCATCCCCGGTGTCGGCACCGTCTCGCTCACCCAGTGGCAGGGCACGCTGCTGACCGTCGCGCTGGTGGTGATCACCATCAACGCGGTGAACTTCGTGGACGGCCTGGACGGACTCGCGGCCGGCATGGTCTGCATCGCGGCTGCGGCCTTCTTCATGTACACGTACCGGATCTGGTACGGGTACGGGATCGAGGCCGCCGCTCCGGCGACGCTCTTCGCCGCCGTACTGATGGGGATGTGCCTGGGCTTCCTGCCGCACAACATGCATCCGGCCCGGATCTTCATGGGCGACTCGGGGTCGATGATGATCGGCCTGGTGCTCGCCGCGGGTGCCATCTCGGTGACCGGCCAGGTCGACCCGGACGCGATGAGTCTCAACCTCGGCGGCGGGCGTGAGGCCACTCACGCGATGCTCCCGGTCTTCATCCCGCTCCTGATGCCGCTGACGATCATCGCGGTCCCCTTCGCGGACCTGGTGCTCGCGATCGTCCGGCGCACCTGGAACGGCCAGTCGCCCTTCGCCGCCGACCGCGGCCACCTCCACCACCGGCTCCTGGAGATCGGCCACTCGCACAGCAGGGCGGTGCTGATCATGTACTTCTGGTCGGCCCTGTTCGCCTTCGGTGCCCTGGCCTACTCGGTGCGCTCCTCGTCCACCTGGATCCTGCTGGCGGTCGTCGTGCTGAGCGCGATCGGTCTCGCGCTGCTGCTCATGCCGCGCTTCACGCCGCGCGCCCCGAAGTGGGCTCAGAGCTTCGTCCCGCCCCGCTACCGCAGGCGCCGCCGCCCGGCCCCCGACGCGGAACCGGAGACGGCCGGCGCAGCGGAAGGTGATGAGTCGGGCAATTCAGTTGAAACGGGAGATCCTGCGCCGCTCGTCGGAGTGCACGGGGGCGAGCCGATTCCCGCAGGCGTCAACGGGGCGACCGCAATTGGTCCCCGATCCGGGCTTCCCGACCGACGTGAAGCGGGAACCTGGCGTTGA